From Pedobacter aquae:
TGCTCATGCACTTCGGTTTAGCCTGTTTTTTATCAAAGTTTGCTCCTATCTAGAAGTAAAAAGTACAGAGTAGAAAGTATAAAGTACAGAGTACAAAGTAAAAAGATGTCTAAAAAGCGATATTTAGGGACTTCCAATAATATTAAATAAAACTTTTCCTAAGAACGAAGGACGGCCTATGAAGATTTGGAAGTGAAGACAAATAAATCTTTTGTATAAACTTTCATTAAGCAGTATTGGGAAACAATCCGACGGGTGATGTAGAAACATTCAGAAAGCACAATCCTTCACACCACTCAGGATTGTGGATTAAGATTTATTTAGACGAAACGACAAATATTCATCAGCCTTGCCTGCCTGCCGGTAGGCAGGATTTATTCATTTTTTGTTTATGGTTTTTCTTTGGTATTCATGAATTCGTTCCTCGTTTTTTGTTTAATTTTTATCAAGAAAAAAGTAAACAGGGTTGGCCGCCTATGAGGCCGGAGAGACTTGTGCGCAACAGCCCGTCATAATATCTTTAAATAGTAATTATTTGCCTCTATCGCCGGCTTGAAGATGAATGCCTGATTTGAAAATCACTTTTCAAAAAAATCCAAAACCACTTAACCCAAAAGATTATTCGTAAACCTCATTTTTATACCTGCTTGAAAGTTTTCTATCGTCTTGAAAATTTCTTTTAAAGTAACCTGCTCAATACGAGTAAGGTTTTTAAGCTCTATATAATTATTAGGTTTTATTTTCTCGTGAATTACTTGCGAAGCTTGATTTTTTAGCCTTAAACTCATCAAATAATAATAAGACTGCATCAACTCATGAAACTGAGTTTCGGAAAAAACACCTTTTTCTTGTAAGGCTTTTAATCTTTCTCCGGTATTAAGCTTGAAAATTCTGTTTTGCAAAGCATAAACACGTACCAAATCTACTACAGGTGTCATGGCGTTTTTTATATCAAAAACCTCTGATTTCCCTAAAGTTTGTGTCCTGATATTATTAAAGAAAGTTAAAGGAGGATTATACTGAAGTGCATTTTTAGCAATAAAGACAAAGAATTTTTCCATCGGGTTTTTTAATTCTTCATCTAAAAAGTCTTGCAACTCGTTCATAATTTGTTCATCGCCATAAAGGTATCGGCAATCAAAAAAGTAGAGAATTTAATGGCACTTTCTGGTAAAGATTCCTCCATCCAACTCTTATAATTGCGTTTCCAGTGCGATAAAGAATGTGTCCATTTAGGGTTGCTAGCCATATAACCGCCCTCGCAATACACAAAACCTATATCATTTAATTTATCAGAAACACGTTTGGCAAATTCTAAGAAATAAGAGCGTACCAATTCTCGCTGCTCATTAGCCTTATCTTCATAAATGATGGCGTTATCTTGGTCGGTTTTAAGGGTTTGTTCTTTTCTACCTTCACTACCCAAAACCATGTAAACAAATTTCGCTGGTGGTTTGCCTAGTTCGCTAATCACTTCTTCAATTACTTTCTGGGCAATGGTATCGGCAATGGTGGTAATCACTTGATTGACAATTTCCGCATGAACCCCTCTGCCCAGCAGTTGTGTGATAATGAGCGGAACTTTCTCCCATTTTTGCTTTAATTCTTGAGCATTTAAAGCCAGTTTAACAGATTGTATAAACACTAAAGGAGATTGTGCTTGCTCGCTTAATAAGCGGTTTCTGCTTAAAAAACCTAAGTATTCGCCGTTTTTCTCTACCACCAAGTAGCGGGCTTTGGTTCTAAACATCAATAAGATGGCCTCGTATACATAAGCATCGGTAGCAATGGTTACAATTGGGTTATCCATAATGGTGTGGATAGCCTGTTTAGCATCTATACATTGGGCTATAACACGGTCTCTTAAAGTAATATCGGTAACAAAGCCTATAATTTTTTGTGCATCATCTTTTATAAATAAGCAGCTTACTTTTTTGTCTGCCATGAGTTTTGCAGCATCACAAATAGGGTAATCTGGTTTGCAACTGATTAAATCCCGGTAGGCAACAGCCTCAATTTTTCTAGAATATAATTGTTCTGATGCGATATAGCTTTCTTCAAAGGAAGGTGGTTTTTTAAAGAAATGTGCAAATTCTTCATCCTGCATCCGGTTGCCAAAATCGGTGGTGAAGTATTGAAAAAAGTCTTCATAAGCACTACATAAAGCTCTAAAATCTTTCCTCGGTAAGAAATAAACCAAAGTGCCTTTCTTTACAATAACAGATTTTAAAGCCTTTTTTCTGTTCAGCAATACCGATATACCGCCAAAGCAATAGCCCGTATGGTGTATTTCTACCGAACGTTTATTGTTTTGCCCATCATAAAAGAAGGTTTCATATTCACCTTCAGCAATGATATCCACACCTTTCATTTTGGTAATCTCTTGCCTGTATGCAAGCGTTTCCTTATTATATCTTATTTCCTGTAAGCTATCTGCTATGCTTAGCAAAACATCATCAGGTAGTAAATTAAAAGGGGTGGTATTTTTTAAAATGGTTAATCTTTTTTCAATCATCGTTTTATGATTAAGCTTAAAACATACTAAATGGCCAAATAGATTTACTTTTAGCTTTGGGCTGTTTCATTTTAAAATTAAACTGTTGTGTTTCCATTTGTTCTGCTGTAATATCGCCACGTTTAAGCATCTCAAAAAAGCAGGCTGCGGTAGCTTCAGCGTCTTTTAAAGCATGGTGCTGCTGTTCCATTTTCTCATCAAATAAAAAATGATACAATTCGCCAAGTCTTAAAAAGTTAACCGTTGGATTATGAACATATTTTGAACTGGCCAACATGGTACAAAACAAAGGACTATTTTCTATTGGGTTTTTAAGTTTAGCCCGGTAAGCATCAACACCTACAATATGAAAATCAAGCTCCATAAAATGAGCTATCAATAAAGGATTGTACTTTTTAACATCATAAGCAAATTTTTGTAGCACCTGTTTACGTTTAATGCCATTTTCTTCTAAAAAAGTAGGGGTTATGCCATGTATTTTAAAAGCAGAATCTTCTATTTTGAGGTCTTGCAACTTCATGTAGAAGTTTTCTCGTTTCACTTCTTCGCCACTTTTATGGTAGATAATCCATGCCAGTTGGATACAAGTAGGCCAATTATCAGTATCCTGATAAGGCTTATCCCATTTTTTAGGTAAACCTGATGTTTCTGTATCTATAAAAAGAAGGTAATCTTTCACTAGCCCGAAATTAGAATTTTATTACTCATATTTTATATAATTAAAAGATATACCAAAAAATAGGTACAATTTTTAGTGTTATTGATGATGATTTAAATATTTATCTATCATTAACAAAAATCATCTATGAATATAAAAGTATATCCGGGTAAGCCATACCCTTTAGGCGCTACCTGGGATGGCAAAGGCGTAAATTTTACCCTTTACGCCGATAATGCCACTGGCGTTGATTTATGTCTATTTAACACTACAAAAGACGAAACAGAATCGGTAAAAATCAGGATAAAAGAAAGAACTCATCAAATATGGCATTGCTATGTGCCGGATATTGAGCCGGGGCAACTTTACGGTTTTAGGGTTTATGGCCCTTATGAGCCGGCTAATGGTCATCGTTTTAACCCACATAAATTATTGATAGACCCTTATGCGAAAGCTATAGCAGGTACTATTCAATGGCATAATGCTTTATTTGCCTATCAGGTAGGGCATGAGGATGAAGATTTCTCTTTTAGCGAAGAAGATAGCGCACCTTATATCCCTAAAGCTGTGGTAATAGACCCTGCATTTGATTGGGAGGATGATAAATCACCTAATACTTCTATGCATAAATCTATCATTTACGAAACCCATGTGAAAGGTTTTACCATGCAGCATCCGGATATATCGGAAGAAATAAGAGGTACTTACAAAGCTTTAGCTCACGAAGCTACCATTGCTTATTTAACAGATTTAGGTATTACAGCCGTAGAATTAATGCCTGTTCACCATTTCGTGAGCGATAAGAATTTGCATGACCAAGGTTTAAATAATTATTGGGGTTACAGTACCATAGGCTTTTTTGCGCCAGATGTAAGGTATTCATCATCAGGAGTATTGGGCCAGCAGGTACGCGAGTTTAAAGAAATGGTTAAGGCCTTACATAAGGCCGGTATAGAAGTGATTTTAGATGTGGTTTATAACCATACAGCAGAAGGAAACCATTTAGGGCCTACCTTATCTTTTAAAGGTATTGATAATTGTAGCTATTATAGGTTAACAGAAAATCCGAGGTTTTACATGGATTATACCGGAACTGGTAATACCTTAAATGCCCGCTTACCTAATGTTTTAAGGCTCATTATGGATAGTTTACGCTATTGGATTACCGAAATGCATGTTGATGGCTTTAGGTTTGATTTAGCTTCTACGTTGGCCAGAGAACTCCACGAGGTACAGAAATTAAGTTCCTTTTTTGATATCATTCACCAAGCCCCTATTATTTCGCAAGCTAAATTGATAGCAGAGCCTTGGGATGTTGGTGAAGGTGGTTATCAGGTGGGGAAATTTCCGCCGGGTTGGGCCGAGTGGAATGGCAAATACCGCGATTGTATTAGAGATTATTGGATTGGTGCCGATAGTATGCTAGGAGAGTTTGCGGATAGATTTACTGGAAGCTCAGACCTTTATCAGGATGATTACCGCAAGCCTACAGCCAGTATCAATTTCATAACCGCTCATGACGGTTTTACTTTGCATGATTTGGTTTCTTATAACGAGAAGCATAATGAAGCTAACGGAGAAAACAATCAGGATGGCGAAAGTCATAACCGTTCTTGGAATGGTGGTGCAGAAGGCGATACGGATGATGAAGCTATCATCTCCTTAAGAAATCAGCAAAAAAGAAATTTCTTAACTACGCTATTTCTTTCGCAAGGCGTACCCATGATAGTTGCCGGAGACGAGTTTGGAAGAACCCAACAAGGGAATAACAATGCCTATTGTCAAGATAATGAGATTTCTTGGCTCAATTGGGATAATATGGATCATGAGCTTCAGCAGTTTACTGCATCGCTTATCAGGTTAAGGAAAGAACACCCTACTTTTTGCAGAAGGAAATGGTTTCAAGGGATGCCTGTAAAAGGAATAGGTTTAGAAGACATTGCTTGGTTTTTACCCGAAGGTATAGAAATGGATGATGAGCATTGGCAGCATGATTTTGCCCGTTCTTTGGCTGTTTATTTAAACGGAAAAGGTATCAGGTCTTTAAGTGAGCAAGGCGAAAAAATTATAGATGATGATTTTTATGTGATGTTTAACGCCCATCATGATACCATCATTTACCATTTGCCACCAGATAAATACAGCAAAAAATGGTTGAAGGTTTTAGATACCTCAGAGGCTACGTTTGATGAAGAAACCGTATTGCAATCAGAAGACGAAATCCCGGTAAAGGGTCGGTCGGTAGTTTTACTTAAAGCCATATAAGTATGACAAAAGCTTGCAGAAAAATAGGCGTAAACTATTGCCACGGTACTACAAAGATAAATTTATGGTGCCCCAATGCAAACAAAGTAGCAGTTTTAAAGCCTAAGGATGAAACCATTATTCATTTAGAAAAGGCCGATTTTGGTTATTGGCAAAAAACAACAGATTTACTACAGCCAGGGGATGAATATTTTATGCTGCTTGATGATAAAACTTTGCCAGACCCTACAGCTTTGCAGCAGCCTGATATTCATCAAGCCTCTAAAGTAGCCAATTTACATGCTTTTGAATGGACAGATGAGCATTGGCAAATCCCCGCCATGCAAGATTTTATCATTTATGAGCTGCATGTTGGAACTTTCACACCCGAAGGAACATTTGAAGCCATCATCCAAAAACTAGATGATTTGCTTGAATTAGGTATCAATGCTATTGAATTAATGCCTGTGGCTCAATTCCCTGGCAATAGAAATTGGGGTTACGATGGCGTTTTTCCTTTTGCGGTACAAAATAGTTATGGTGCTTATACAGGTTTGCAAGAGCTGGTGAATGCTTGTCATGAAAAAGGTATAGCTGTTATTTTAGATGTAGTTTACAATCACTTAGGCCCTGAAGGGAATTATTTAAACGATTTTGGGCCGTTTTTTACTGATAAATACCAAACTCCTTGGGGTAAAGCCATCAATTTTGATGATGCCGATTGCGATGCTGTACGTACTCTTTATATCGAAAACGTATTGTTATGGCTAAGAGATTTTCATATTGATGGCTTACGTTTAGATGCCGTACATGCCATTAAAGATTTTAGCGCTAAGCATATTTTGGCAGAAATTAAAGAGCATGTAGATGCTTTTAATCAGGAACATCAAAAAACACATTTCTTAATTGCCGAGTGCGATTTAAACGATAGAAGGTATTTAGAGCCTTTGAGCCAAAATGGTTTTGCAATGGACGCTCAATGGATAGATGAGTTTCATCATGCATTAAGGGTTAGTGCCGGGGGGGAGAAAAATGGCTATTATGAAGATTTTAGCGGAATTTCTTCTTTAGCTAAAGCCTATCAAGATGCTTTTGTTTTTGATGGCTTATACTCGCCACATCGTAAAAAGAAATTTGGTAGTAGTGCAGCTGGTTTGGCAGGAGAGCGCTTTGTGGTTTTCTCTCAAAACCACGATCAAGTGGGTAACCGGATGCTTGGAGAGCGTAGTAGCCAGCTTTTTAGTTTCGAGATGCAGAAATTGATGGCTGCCGCAGTTTTTATTTCGCCTTATATCCCCATGCTGTTTATGGGCGAGGAATGGTCGGCAAGTTCTCCATTTCAATACTTTATCAGCCATACAGATGAAGAGTTGATAAAAGCCGTACAAGAAGGTAGAAAGAAAGAATTTGCGGCATTTGTAAGCGAAGAAGAAGTTCCAGACCCGCAAGCTATCTCTACTTTTGAAGCTTCTAAACTCCGCTGGGACGAGCTTAATTTACCGCAATATAAAACCATGTTGGCCTACTATAAAGCCCTCATACAGCTTCGCAAAACGCATCCGGTATTTAAAAGCACCCAAAGAAAGGGTTTAAAAGCTTACGCTGATGAAACTCGGCAAATGCTTTACCTCAGCAGAAGTAGTGAAGATGTAAAGGTTTTATGTATCCTCAATTTTTCAGCTAAGCAGCAAAGCATTCAAAATTCAGAAATTCAAGCTTATGGATTGATTTTTGATTCTGCCGATGAAAAATGGGCTGGTCATCCTGTTGGAGAGGATGAAATTAGCCCTACAGCTATCAAAATCTATCAATCTAACTTATGAAAAACGCAACGCTACCTATGAAATATCCTGCTCAAACTTATCGTCTACAGTTCAACCATCAATTTACCTTTCAACAGCTTAAAGAAGTGTTAAGCTATTTTAAAAAGATAGGGGTTGATACCCTTTATGCTTCACCCATTTTTAAAGCTGTTAAAGAAAGTGTACATGGTTATGATGTGGTAAATCCACATCAGATAAATCCAGAAATAGGCTCATTATCAGAATTAAAAGCTATCCAGAGTTTTTTAAAAAAGAACCAGATGATGTGGTTGCAAGATATTGTATCCAATCACATGGCTTTTCATCCGGATAACGAATGGTTGATAGACGTTTTAGAGAAAGGTAATAAATCTAGGTTTAGAAGCTTTTTTGATACTCCTTTTAGCTCTAATTTCCTTAACGGAAAACTGATGGTGCCTTTTTTAGGTAGACCCTTGCAAGAGGTCATCAAGAAACAGGAGCTGCAATTGATTTATAAAATGGGTAGGTTTTATTTTCAGTATTTTGATGCTTGTTACCCGCTCAATTTAGCTTCTTATAAAAGCTTAATTAAATATGTAAAGCTAGATAAGCTGCTGCAACAGCTAGAAGATTTAGAGGACATTAACAATAAAGAAGCCTTTGCCAAAGCTTGGGAAAGTTTTATTCAAGAAAGTCATAAAAAATTAAAAGATAAGAAGATACATGTTTTATTAAATCAAACACTTCAAGATATTAACCAATCGCAAACCTTATTAAAAGCCATCATCAATAAGCAATATTACGAGTTTTGTTATTGGCAAGATACCAGTCAGCGTATCAATTACAGGCGTTTTTTTACCGTCAATGGCTTGCTTTGTTTAAACATTCAGGATGAGGTAGTTTTTAAGTATTATCACCAGTTTATCAAGAACCTTTTAGATCAAGATCTTATTCAAGCTTTACGTTTAGACCATATTGATGGTTTATACAACCCTACAAAATACCTGCAACAGCTTAAAAAGCTTGTTGGTGATAAATATATTGTCGCAGAAAAAATCCTTGAAAAAGGTGAAGAATTACCGCCAGAATGGGAGATAGCAGGAACTAGCGGTTATGATTTTTTAGGTTTGGTGAATAACATACTGACTTACAGCCCTTCAGGGGAAACATTTAATGCTTTATATCAAGAAATCATCCCTCAAGAAAAAAGTTTTGAAGAACAGGTACAGGAGAAGAAAGCTAATTTCTTATTCCAAAATATGCAGGGCGAGTTGTATAACCTTTGCAAATACTTCCATACTTTAAAATTAGTAACAGATGCTAGTGCCGAAGACATCAAACAAGCCATTGCTTGGTTTTTGGTTTATATGCCTGTGTATAGGTTTTATGGGGATAGTTTTCCATTAGCAGAAGAAGAGTTTAAGCGTTTACAAAGCATTTTCATCAGGCTTAAAGCCGATAAACCTGAATACCTTTTAGGTTTTAATACTTTAGAGTGTGTTATTTTAAATAGGTGGCAAGAGCAGGAAGACAAGCAAATAAGAAGCACAGCAAGTTTGTTTTATAAGCGTTTAATGCAGTTTAGTGGCCCATTAATGGCCAAAGGTGTAGAAGATACCTTAATGTATACCAATTTTAGGTTTATTGGACATAATGAAGTGGGCGACCATCCCGAAAGTTTTGGCATTTCTACCGCTTATTTTCATGAGTGGATGCAAAAGCGACAAGCGCTGATGCCTTTAACTTTAAATACCACTTCTACCCATGATACCAAAAGGGGCGAAGATGCCCGGGCAAGGCTAAACGTTTTAACCCATTTACCCAATTTATGGATAGAAAAAGTTAGGCAATGGCGCAAAATGAATCAGAATTTGGTGTTGAGGTTTAAAATACAGCCAAATGATGAGTATTTCATTTACCAAAATTTGGTGGGTAATTTCCCTATGCAAGGTAGTATTTCAGACGATTTCTTGCCACGCTTTGAGGCCTATTTGGTAAAAGCTTTAAGAGAAGGCAAAATACAATCAGACTGGAATAAACCCAACGAAAGCTATGAAAACAGTGTGAAGCAATTTGTAGCTGCGCTATTAAATCCAGAGCATCTGTTTATGGTAAGTTTTCAAGAGTTTCATCAGAAAATAGCCCCTTATGGGGTTTATAATGCTTTGGTGCAATTGTTATTAAAATTTACTTGTCCCGGTGTGCCAGATGTTTACCAAGGTACTGAGCTTTGGGATTTTACTTTTGTAGACCCAGATAACCGAAAACAGATAGATTACAAGCTTAGAAATCAATATCTGGATGAGATACAAGAGCTTAAGCCTCATCAAATCAAAGATTTATTAAATCATCCAAATGATGCTAAAATCAAATTATGGCTAAC
This genomic window contains:
- a CDS encoding 3'-5' exonuclease, with product MKDYLLFIDTETSGLPKKWDKPYQDTDNWPTCIQLAWIIYHKSGEEVKRENFYMKLQDLKIEDSAFKIHGITPTFLEENGIKRKQVLQKFAYDVKKYNPLLIAHFMELDFHIVGVDAYRAKLKNPIENSPLFCTMLASSKYVHNPTVNFLRLGELYHFLFDEKMEQQHHALKDAEATAACFFEMLKRGDITAEQMETQQFNFKMKQPKAKSKSIWPFSMF
- a CDS encoding DUF294 nucleotidyltransferase-like domain-containing protein, which produces MIEKRLTILKNTTPFNLLPDDVLLSIADSLQEIRYNKETLAYRQEITKMKGVDIIAEGEYETFFYDGQNNKRSVEIHHTGYCFGGISVLLNRKKALKSVIVKKGTLVYFLPRKDFRALCSAYEDFFQYFTTDFGNRMQDEEFAHFFKKPPSFEESYIASEQLYSRKIEAVAYRDLISCKPDYPICDAAKLMADKKVSCLFIKDDAQKIIGFVTDITLRDRVIAQCIDAKQAIHTIMDNPIVTIATDAYVYEAILLMFRTKARYLVVEKNGEYLGFLSRNRLLSEQAQSPLVFIQSVKLALNAQELKQKWEKVPLIITQLLGRGVHAEIVNQVITTIADTIAQKVIEEVISELGKPPAKFVYMVLGSEGRKEQTLKTDQDNAIIYEDKANEQRELVRSYFLEFAKRVSDKLNDIGFVYCEGGYMASNPKWTHSLSHWKRNYKSWMEESLPESAIKFSTFLIADTFMAMNKL
- the treZ gene encoding malto-oligosyltrehalose trehalohydrolase, encoding MTKACRKIGVNYCHGTTKINLWCPNANKVAVLKPKDETIIHLEKADFGYWQKTTDLLQPGDEYFMLLDDKTLPDPTALQQPDIHQASKVANLHAFEWTDEHWQIPAMQDFIIYELHVGTFTPEGTFEAIIQKLDDLLELGINAIELMPVAQFPGNRNWGYDGVFPFAVQNSYGAYTGLQELVNACHEKGIAVILDVVYNHLGPEGNYLNDFGPFFTDKYQTPWGKAINFDDADCDAVRTLYIENVLLWLRDFHIDGLRLDAVHAIKDFSAKHILAEIKEHVDAFNQEHQKTHFLIAECDLNDRRYLEPLSQNGFAMDAQWIDEFHHALRVSAGGEKNGYYEDFSGISSLAKAYQDAFVFDGLYSPHRKKKFGSSAAGLAGERFVVFSQNHDQVGNRMLGERSSQLFSFEMQKLMAAAVFISPYIPMLFMGEEWSASSPFQYFISHTDEELIKAVQEGRKKEFAAFVSEEEVPDPQAISTFEASKLRWDELNLPQYKTMLAYYKALIQLRKTHPVFKSTQRKGLKAYADETRQMLYLSRSSEDVKVLCILNFSAKQQSIQNSEIQAYGLIFDSADEKWAGHPVGEDEISPTAIKIYQSNL
- a CDS encoding putative nucleotidyltransferase substrate binding domain-containing protein — protein: MNELQDFLDEELKNPMEKFFVFIAKNALQYNPPLTFFNNIRTQTLGKSEVFDIKNAMTPVVDLVRVYALQNRIFKLNTGERLKALQEKGVFSETQFHELMQSYYYLMSLRLKNQASQVIHEKIKPNNYIELKNLTRIEQVTLKEIFKTIENFQAGIKMRFTNNLLG
- the glgX gene encoding glycogen debranching protein GlgX, which translates into the protein MNIKVYPGKPYPLGATWDGKGVNFTLYADNATGVDLCLFNTTKDETESVKIRIKERTHQIWHCYVPDIEPGQLYGFRVYGPYEPANGHRFNPHKLLIDPYAKAIAGTIQWHNALFAYQVGHEDEDFSFSEEDSAPYIPKAVVIDPAFDWEDDKSPNTSMHKSIIYETHVKGFTMQHPDISEEIRGTYKALAHEATIAYLTDLGITAVELMPVHHFVSDKNLHDQGLNNYWGYSTIGFFAPDVRYSSSGVLGQQVREFKEMVKALHKAGIEVILDVVYNHTAEGNHLGPTLSFKGIDNCSYYRLTENPRFYMDYTGTGNTLNARLPNVLRLIMDSLRYWITEMHVDGFRFDLASTLARELHEVQKLSSFFDIIHQAPIISQAKLIAEPWDVGEGGYQVGKFPPGWAEWNGKYRDCIRDYWIGADSMLGEFADRFTGSSDLYQDDYRKPTASINFITAHDGFTLHDLVSYNEKHNEANGENNQDGESHNRSWNGGAEGDTDDEAIISLRNQQKRNFLTTLFLSQGVPMIVAGDEFGRTQQGNNNAYCQDNEISWLNWDNMDHELQQFTASLIRLRKEHPTFCRRKWFQGMPVKGIGLEDIAWFLPEGIEMDDEHWQHDFARSLAVYLNGKGIRSLSEQGEKIIDDDFYVMFNAHHDTIIYHLPPDKYSKKWLKVLDTSEATFDEETVLQSEDEIPVKGRSVVLLKAI
- the treY gene encoding malto-oligosyltrehalose synthase encodes the protein MKNATLPMKYPAQTYRLQFNHQFTFQQLKEVLSYFKKIGVDTLYASPIFKAVKESVHGYDVVNPHQINPEIGSLSELKAIQSFLKKNQMMWLQDIVSNHMAFHPDNEWLIDVLEKGNKSRFRSFFDTPFSSNFLNGKLMVPFLGRPLQEVIKKQELQLIYKMGRFYFQYFDACYPLNLASYKSLIKYVKLDKLLQQLEDLEDINNKEAFAKAWESFIQESHKKLKDKKIHVLLNQTLQDINQSQTLLKAIINKQYYEFCYWQDTSQRINYRRFFTVNGLLCLNIQDEVVFKYYHQFIKNLLDQDLIQALRLDHIDGLYNPTKYLQQLKKLVGDKYIVAEKILEKGEELPPEWEIAGTSGYDFLGLVNNILTYSPSGETFNALYQEIIPQEKSFEEQVQEKKANFLFQNMQGELYNLCKYFHTLKLVTDASAEDIKQAIAWFLVYMPVYRFYGDSFPLAEEEFKRLQSIFIRLKADKPEYLLGFNTLECVILNRWQEQEDKQIRSTASLFYKRLMQFSGPLMAKGVEDTLMYTNFRFIGHNEVGDHPESFGISTAYFHEWMQKRQALMPLTLNTTSTHDTKRGEDARARLNVLTHLPNLWIEKVRQWRKMNQNLVLRFKIQPNDEYFIYQNLVGNFPMQGSISDDFLPRFEAYLVKALREGKIQSDWNKPNESYENSVKQFVAALLNPEHLFMVSFQEFHQKIAPYGVYNALVQLLLKFTCPGVPDVYQGTELWDFTFVDPDNRKQIDYKLRNQYLDEIQELKPHQIKDLLNHPNDAKIKLWLTQFLIHQRKRKKEFYAHANYQAVSIEGAFKEHLIAFKRVFNEQEVLVVAVLHPALLCEKYQCKLEDIDWGDTQLLDTQNKPWRNLITEEITEAVYVKDILGYLPFAILESKKQNKRSAGVLLHISSLPSAYGMGDLGEQAYQFIDFLKQAQQHYWQILPLTPLAASESFSPYSSWSSMAGNNLFIALEPLVEEGYLQQKDLDKAAIHPGNRVDYLQVEKHKKLLLKKAWQQAKQQLPPAFEQFCQRESYWLNDYALFMALHQQYKKPWYQWPSAIKKRELKALMVETEKHQEAIIEIKWQQYLFDLQWRQLKAYAKQNDVEIIGDLPFYVNHQSADVWAQQDIFALDEEGKIKGIAGVPPDYFNEDGQLWGMPVFRWDVLKKQNYDWWLKRLQKNIQWFDVLRLDHFRAFYDYWEVPAGAQTAKDGTWKEGPGADFFDFILKHFPEKPFIAEDLGDVNQGVFLLRDQFELAGMKVLQFSFGDDMPQSLHTPHHHQENFFVYSGTHDNNTLLGWYKEAGNNIKANLNLYCNKKISQHNVAEEIIRMAYASVCKTAIIPLQDILNLDEQSRMNLPGTTEQNWSFKLVGDELKPQIAAKLAVLTKIFHRS